From the genome of Leguminivora glycinivorella isolate SPB_JAAS2020 chromosome 26, LegGlyc_1.1, whole genome shotgun sequence, one region includes:
- the LOC125240110 gene encoding uncharacterized protein LOC125240110, with translation MSDSECSVYTRTPSPEPKKIATKNIKKRKSSSAARSEVETENRRVLHSSSPTPCAQKKKTTKKARTSTSENKNVGSSSSKKSPETDIFKIIREEEKITSEGSSKTVKTTSSFTSRVSTGSSRRTTITD, from the exons At gtcTGACTCCGAATGTTCAGTATACACGCGCACGCCCTCACCTGAACCGAAGAAGATTGCTACAAAGAATATCAAGAAAAGGAAATCATCCTCAGCCGCAag GTCCGAAGTTGAAACAGAAAATCGACGGGTACTACATTCATCCTCACCAACACCTTGCGcgcaaaagaaaaaaacaaccaAAAAAGCACGAACGTCAACCAGTGAAAATAAGAATGTTGGCTCTAG ttcTTCCAAAAAATCGCCTGAAACCGATATCTTCAAAATCATAAGAGAAGAAGAGAAGATCACCAGCGAGGGCAGTTCGAAAACCGTCAAGACAACATCATCGTTTACCAGCCGCGTATCGACAGGTTCTAGTCGACGCACTACGATAACAGACTAG
- the LOC125240111 gene encoding bromodomain and WD repeat-containing protein 3-like, giving the protein MEEPNEDSRVVPELYFLIAKFLSGGPLTETAKTLLEELESVEVLPRRLDWQGEEHTQSYNELAAQYSDVPWHRLAAVCASALRLAPSPSTSSLSLAPAPSSALAPTSLRVRLSLLGDALVRNRPKYSAFKKDHTLARRLLSRELGGITEGRKTAPRAPAAQLLPPRLLGGLQLRRRTLGHLSAVYCLAFDCSGRYVVTGADDLLVKVWSAYDGRLIATLRGAGAEITDVCLSRDGALLACGSVDRLVRVWCLATGAPLAVLHAHAGTITSVHWSPWARGDVRWLASTSTDGSVAFWTCSRDGQFLSQPVQYMERMRPGACHMICAAWSAGGAFLAAGSQDHHVRVYMVDGEGGGPRRVLETAVHSEAVDSIAWAHRGLRFVSGSKDGAACVWALHASSWRHTVLHCAIDSSGLRFEDGAACVWALHASSWRHTVLHCASLDNKDDGKKLKVTMVCWDLSDAYVITAVSDCSIRVWCSRTCSMVRVLKGHKDEAYVLEAHPFLPGVLLSAGHDGQLFVWDASTGEILATFLNKIEGQGEGAIFDAKWGGGCALAAADAHGHLLLLSVASGPKLMSKLPPELFFHTDYRPLLRDATGTALDEQTEIPPHLMPPPFLVDVEGAPHPPEYQRLVPGRENLALDQLIPLADARSRIDVMIEALAAERTPGLVNGLGFGGGGVWRNEGVRHTAGSWQRDVPVPPSSRPLVAPPPHAVTTLQHQQGLEPLHVSNTAYNYLQPGAPSCLQHCLN; this is encoded by the exons ATGGAGGAGCCCAACGAGGACTCTAGGGTCGTTCCCG AACTCTACTTTCTGATAGCGAAATTTCTTTCGGGGGGTCCGCTGACGGAAACTGCAAAG ACATTGTTAGAAGAGCTCGAGAGCGTAGAG GTCCTACCCCGCCGCCTCGACTGGCAGGGCGAAGAGCACACCCAGTCGTACAATGAATTG GCAGCGCAGTACAGTGACGTACCATGGCACCGCCTGGCAGCCGTGTGCGCGAGCGCATTGCGTCTCGCTCCCTCGCCTTCCACGAGCTCGCTCTCTCTCGCTCCCGCCCCATCGAGCGCGCTCGCTCCCACTTCGCTGCGCGTGCGACTCTCGCTGCTTGGGGACGCGCTGGTCCGGAACAGACCGAAATATTCGGCGTTCAAGAAGGATCACACACTTG CCCGTCGCCTGCTCTCCCGTGAGCTCGGAGGCATCACCGAAGGCCGAAAGACGGCTCCGCGAGCGCCCGCGGCGCAGCTCCTGCCGCCGAGACTGCTTGGAGGCCTACAGCTGAGACGGAGGACCCTGGGACATTTGTCAGCAGTGTACTGTCTGGCTTTCGATTGCTCCGGACGATACGTTGTTACT gGAGCCGACGATCTTCTAGTAAAAGTATGGAGCGCGTACGACGGTCGCCTCATCGCTACACTCCGCGGCGCGGGCGCTGAGATCACGGACGTCTGCTTGTCCCGCGACGGAGCCCTACTGGCGTGTGGCAGTGTGGACAGGCTTGTGAGAGTCTGGTGTCTTGCTACAGGCGCTCCGCTGGCGGTTTTACATGCCCATGCCGGGACTATTACCTCT GTCCACTGGTCGCCCTGGGCCCGCGGCGACGTTCGCTGGCTAGCTTCTACCTCCACCGATGGCTCCGTGGCTTTCTGGACATGTTCCCGAGATGGCCAGTTCCTGTCCCAACCTGTCCAATACATGGAGAGGATGCGGCCAGGCGCCTGCCACATGATATGTGCCGCCTGGTCTGCTGGCGGTGCGTTCTTGGCTGCAGGGTCTCAGGATCATCATGTCAG AGTATACATGGTAGATGGCGAAGGCGGAGGCCCGCGCCGCGTCCTAGAGACTGCCGTCCACTCCGAGGCGGTCGACAGTATCGCCTGGGCGCACCGCGGGCTTCGCTTCGTCTCGGGCTCCAAAGATGGCGCGGCCTGTGTCTGGGCGCTCCATGCTTCTTCTTGGCGACACACTGTGCTGCACTGTGCTA TAGACAGTAGTGGGCTTCGCTTCGAAGATGGCGCGGCCTGTGTCTGGGCGCTCCATGCTTCTTCTTGGAGACACACTGTGCTGCACTGTGCTAGTTTG GATAACAAGGACGATGGCAAGAAATTAAag GTCACAATGGTATGCTGGGACCTAAGTGACGCTTACGTCATCACAGCTGTCTCTGATTGCTCAATTCGG GTATGGTGTTCCCGTACATGCAGCATGGTGCGAGTCCTAAAAGGCCACAAAGACGAGGCCTACGTACTGGAGGCCCATCCTTTTCTGCCCGGCGTGTTACTGTCGGCCGGTCACGACGGTCAGCTGTTCGTATGGGACGCCAGTACTGGTGAG ATCCTGGCTACATTCCTGAACAAAATCGAAGGGCAGGGCGAAGGCGCGATATTCGACGCTAAATGGGGTGGCGGCTGCGCCCTGGCCGCTGCTGACGCCCACGGCCATCTTCTACTGCTGTCAGTGGCTTCAGGACCTAAGCTCATGTCCAAACTGCCTCCAGAACTGTTCTTCCATACAGACTATAGGCCTCTGTTGAGAGATGCTACTGGAACAGCCCTTGATGAGCAG ACTGAAATCCCCCCACATCTGATGCCGCCTCCCTTCCTGGTAGACGTGGAAGGGGCCCCGCATCCGCCGGAGTACCAGCGTCTTGTGCCAGGACGGGAGAACCTGGCGTTGGATCAGCTTATACCTCTAGCTGACGCCAGGAGTCGTATCGATGTCATGATTGAG GCTCTAGCAGCTGAGCGTACCCCCGGCCTGGTGAACGGCCTGGGcttcggcggcggcggcgtgtgGCGGAACGAGGGCGTGCGCCACACGGCCGGCTCCTGGCAGCGCGATGTCCCGgtgccgccctcgtcgcgcccGCTTGTGGCGCCCCCGCCACACGCTGTCACCACACTACAGCACCAGCAGGG CCTGGAGCCCCTTCATGTCTCCAACACTGCCTATAACTACTTACAGCCTGGAGCCCCTTCATGTCTCCAACACTGCCTCAATTAA